In Streptomyces sp. SLBN-118, the following are encoded in one genomic region:
- a CDS encoding bifunctional DNA primase/polymerase: MGFTIGGSRGIREIRPGSRRRARTAECTVVAEYTGLWGWDVAPGARTASGECSCGAGDCPSPGAHPLGFAPEVPAGATVDEVTTAWAEVPGAALLLPVGRTFDILDVAAPAGRRALVRLERMGLPLGPVTATPDGRCQFFVAPGAADELPQLLYRMGWDDADLDLHCLGPGAHITAPPSDHAGLGPVSWLRPPSLDTAAAPPEARLLLGTLAYVCHRS, translated from the coding sequence ATGGGCTTCACGATCGGCGGCAGCCGGGGGATCAGGGAGATCAGGCCCGGCTCACGGCGCCGTGCCCGCACCGCGGAGTGCACCGTCGTGGCGGAGTACACGGGACTGTGGGGCTGGGACGTGGCGCCGGGGGCGCGAACGGCTTCCGGCGAGTGTTCCTGCGGGGCGGGCGACTGCCCGTCCCCGGGGGCCCATCCACTCGGCTTCGCCCCCGAGGTCCCCGCAGGCGCCACGGTGGACGAGGTCACCACGGCATGGGCCGAGGTACCCGGCGCGGCGCTCCTGCTGCCGGTCGGCCGCACCTTCGACATCCTGGACGTCGCCGCCCCGGCGGGCCGGCGGGCGCTGGTGCGCCTGGAGCGGATGGGCCTGCCGCTCGGCCCGGTGACGGCCACGCCGGACGGCCGCTGCCAGTTCTTCGTCGCGCCGGGCGCGGCCGACGAACTCCCGCAACTGCTCTACCGGATGGGCTGGGACGACGCGGACCTGGACCTGCACTGCCTGGGCCCCGGCGCGCACATCACGGCCCCGCCGTCGGACCACGCCGGCCTTGGCCCGGTCAGCTGGCTGCGCCCGCCGTCGCTGGACACGGCGGCGGCGCCGCCGGAGGCGCGGCTGCTGCTGGGGACGCTGGCGTACGTCTGCCACCGTTCCTGA
- a CDS encoding sugar porter family MFS transporter: MTSTAQHPPVPGAREAHPDHLGHVIFITAAAAMGGFLFGYDSSVINGAVEAIRDRYDIGSGTLAQVIAIALIGCAIGAATAGRIADRIGRIRCMQIAATLFTISAVGSAVPFALWDLAIWRIIGGFAIGMASVIGPAYIAEVSPPAYRGRLASFQQAAIVIGIAVSQLVNYGILQLADGEQRGEIGGLEAWQWMLGVMVVPAVLYGLLSFAIPESPRFLISVGRADRAKEVLGEVEGHGVDLYARVAEIDQAMRSEHKSTFKDLLGSRFGFLPIVWVGIGLSVFQQLVGINVAFYYSSTLWQSVGIDPTDSFLYSFTTSIINIIGTVIAMVFVDRIGRRPLALVGSAGMAIALAFEAWAFSADLVDGKLPTTQGVVALVAAHVFVLFFALSWGVVVWVFLGEMFPNRIRAAALGVAASAQWIANWAITASFPSLSDWNLSATYVIYTVFAVLSIPFVLRYVKETKGKALEEMG; encoded by the coding sequence GTGACCAGCACCGCGCAGCACCCCCCTGTACCGGGGGCCCGTGAGGCACATCCCGACCACCTCGGCCATGTCATCTTCATCACGGCCGCCGCCGCGATGGGCGGTTTCCTCTTCGGCTACGACAGCTCCGTCATCAACGGTGCCGTCGAGGCCATACGTGACCGCTACGACATCGGTTCCGGCACGCTCGCCCAGGTCATCGCGATCGCCCTGATCGGCTGCGCCATCGGCGCCGCCACAGCCGGCCGGATCGCCGACCGCATCGGCCGCATCCGCTGTATGCAGATAGCCGCCACGCTCTTCACCATCAGCGCGGTCGGCTCCGCCGTGCCCTTCGCCCTCTGGGACCTCGCCATCTGGCGGATCATCGGCGGCTTCGCCATCGGCATGGCATCGGTCATCGGCCCGGCCTATATCGCCGAGGTGTCCCCGCCCGCCTACCGCGGCCGGCTGGCCTCCTTCCAGCAGGCGGCGATCGTCATCGGCATCGCCGTCTCCCAGCTGGTGAACTACGGCATCCTGCAGCTTGCCGACGGTGAGCAGCGCGGCGAGATCGGCGGGCTCGAGGCCTGGCAGTGGATGCTCGGCGTCATGGTCGTGCCCGCGGTGCTCTACGGACTGCTGTCCTTCGCGATCCCCGAGTCGCCCCGCTTCCTGATCTCCGTCGGCAGGGCGGACCGGGCGAAGGAGGTCCTCGGCGAGGTCGAGGGCCACGGCGTCGACCTGTACGCCCGTGTCGCCGAGATCGACCAGGCGATGCGCAGCGAGCACAAGTCGACCTTCAAGGACCTGCTGGGCAGCCGCTTCGGCTTCCTGCCCATCGTCTGGGTCGGCATCGGACTCTCGGTCTTCCAGCAGCTCGTCGGTATCAACGTCGCGTTCTACTACTCCTCGACGCTGTGGCAGTCCGTCGGCATCGACCCGACCGACTCGTTCCTCTACTCCTTCACCACCTCGATCATCAACATCATCGGCACCGTGATCGCGATGGTGTTCGTGGACAGGATCGGCCGGCGTCCGCTCGCCCTCGTCGGCTCCGCCGGTATGGCGATCGCGCTGGCCTTTGAGGCCTGGGCCTTCTCCGCCGATCTCGTCGACGGCAAGCTGCCCACCACCCAGGGTGTCGTGGCCCTGGTCGCCGCCCATGTCTTCGTGCTCTTCTTCGCCCTGTCCTGGGGTGTTGTGGTCTGGGTGTTCCTGGGCGAGATGTTCCCCAACCGGATCCGTGCCGCGGCACTCGGCGTTGCGGCCTCCGCCCAGTGGATCGCCAACTGGGCCATCACCGCGAGCTTCCCGAGCCTGTCGGACTGGAATCTCTCGGCCACGTATGTCATCTACACAGTCTTCGCCGTGCTCTCGATCCCCTTCGTGCTCAGGTACGTCAAGGAGACGAAGGGCAAGGCGTTGGAGGAGATGGGCTAA
- a CDS encoding CAP domain-containing protein has translation MGRHRRSADAPAPHHHADAAAGRHRGGTRRKKRSGMPVRTGLLGASAAMAVGAVAVASGLLPGGDTFNVSGGSEPSGKIRAEDSAQLQTQGDASAEPTNGTSPSASRTAPRPKAPSKTPSAKPAKPSATPSKQTKAPVVEKKKTAPARTEARPSSRPPERAKPVVSGAAGAEAEVLALVNKERAKVGCSPVRTDSGLADLAGDFSADMAARGFFDHTDPDGDTPWDRADEAGVRGLGGENIARGQADAAAVMNSWMNSDGHRANILNCDYKTLGVGVVMGDGGPWWTQDFGF, from the coding sequence ATGGGACGCCATCGACGCTCCGCCGACGCACCCGCCCCGCACCACCACGCGGACGCAGCCGCAGGCCGGCACCGGGGTGGTACACGCCGGAAGAAGCGGTCGGGCATGCCTGTACGCACCGGGCTGCTCGGCGCCTCCGCAGCCATGGCCGTAGGCGCTGTCGCCGTCGCGTCCGGCCTGCTGCCGGGCGGCGACACGTTCAACGTCAGCGGCGGCAGTGAACCGAGCGGGAAGATTCGCGCCGAGGACTCCGCCCAGCTGCAGACCCAGGGCGACGCGAGCGCCGAGCCGACGAACGGGACCTCGCCGTCCGCGAGCCGGACCGCGCCGCGGCCGAAGGCACCGTCGAAGACTCCCTCCGCCAAGCCGGCCAAGCCCTCGGCGACTCCGTCGAAGCAGACGAAGGCCCCGGTGGTGGAGAAGAAGAAGACCGCCCCGGCCCGTACCGAGGCCCGCCCCTCCAGCCGTCCGCCCGAGCGGGCCAAGCCCGTCGTCTCGGGCGCGGCCGGCGCCGAGGCCGAGGTTCTCGCCCTGGTCAACAAGGAGCGGGCGAAGGTCGGCTGCAGCCCGGTACGTACCGATTCCGGTCTTGCGGATCTCGCCGGGGACTTCAGCGCCGACATGGCCGCGCGCGGCTTCTTCGACCACACCGACCCCGACGGGGACACTCCCTGGGACCGCGCCGACGAGGCGGGCGTCAGGGGCCTCGGCGGCGAGAACATAGCCCGTGGGCAGGCCGACGCGGCCGCGGTGATGAACTCCTGGATGAACAGCGACGGTCACCGCGCCAACATCCTCAACTGTGACTACAAGACGCTGGGCGTCGGTGTGGTCATGGGCGACGGCGGCCCCTGGTGGACCCAGGACTTCGGCTTTTGA
- a CDS encoding LLM class flavin-dependent oxidoreductase encodes MAFTVARFNLVDPDATPETLAARYRAALEMAAYADDRGIDTIQTEEHHGAGNNWLPSPFVFAGAVLGSTRRIAVTVSAIIGPLYDPLRLAEDIAVLDLIGRGRLVTVAGIGYRPEEYEAHGVDWGRRGKIQDLLLETLLKAWTGEPFTYEGRTVRVTPRPYTQPHPLLLVGGSSQAAARRAARLGLPFFPSAHLPELESYYQDRLAEYGTEGWTMMPAEKTPLLHLSDDPDRTWAEYGKHFLHEARMYASWQSKDIRSAVKSTATTVEELRAEGVYRIVTPDECVALGGESLVLHPLCGGMPVDEGWRSLQLLCEHVLPRLTG; translated from the coding sequence ATGGCTTTCACGGTGGCCCGCTTCAATCTCGTCGATCCCGACGCGACACCCGAAACCCTTGCGGCCCGCTATCGCGCCGCCCTGGAGATGGCCGCGTACGCCGACGACCGCGGCATCGACACGATCCAGACCGAGGAGCACCACGGCGCCGGGAACAACTGGCTGCCCTCCCCCTTCGTCTTCGCCGGCGCCGTCCTCGGCTCCACCCGCCGTATCGCGGTCACCGTCTCCGCGATCATCGGTCCGCTGTACGACCCGTTGCGGCTGGCCGAGGACATCGCCGTGCTCGACCTGATCGGCAGGGGACGTCTGGTCACGGTCGCGGGCATCGGATACCGGCCCGAGGAGTACGAGGCCCACGGCGTCGACTGGGGCCGGCGCGGCAAGATCCAGGACCTGCTCCTGGAGACCCTCCTCAAGGCGTGGACGGGCGAGCCCTTCACCTACGAGGGCCGTACGGTACGGGTCACCCCGCGCCCGTACACCCAGCCGCACCCCCTGCTGCTCGTCGGCGGCTCGTCGCAGGCGGCGGCCCGCCGCGCCGCCCGCCTCGGACTGCCGTTCTTCCCGAGCGCGCATCTGCCGGAGCTGGAGTCGTACTACCAGGACAGGCTCGCCGAATACGGCACCGAGGGCTGGACGATGATGCCCGCCGAGAAGACGCCGCTCCTGCATCTCTCCGACGACCCCGACCGCACCTGGGCCGAGTACGGGAAGCACTTCCTCCACGAGGCTCGGATGTACGCCTCGTGGCAGTCCAAGGACATCCGTTCGGCGGTGAAGTCCACGGCCACCACCGTCGAGGAGCTCCGCGCCGAGGGTGTGTACCGGATCGTGACACCGGACGAGTGCGTGGCGCTGGGCGGGGAGAGCCTTGTACTGCATCCGCTGTGCGGCGGGATGCCGGTGGACGAGGGCTGGCGCAGCCTGCAGCTGCTGTGCGAACACGTACTGCCCCGGCTCACTGGTTGA
- the ftsY gene encoding signal recognition particle-docking protein FtsY gives MEILILAVVIALVAVGAISGLVVSSRKKKKQLPPSAPSSTPTITAPPAEPQVGEDAAPTVEEPRRTIEEVDLPDTTGATAPVVVEEPLAPEIEIPEPTAGRLVRLRARLARSQNSLGKGLLTLLSREHLDEETWEEIEDTLLTADVGVAPTQELVERLRERVKVLGTRTPDELRGLLREELLHLLGTDFDRAVKTESGLDTPGVVMVVGVNGTGKTTTTGKLARVLVADGRSVVLGAADTFRAAAADQLQTWGERVGARTVRGPEGGDPASIAFDAVKEGIAEGADIVLIDTAGRLHTKTGLMDELGKVKRVVEKHGPLDEILLVLDATTGQNGLVQARVFAEVVDITGIVLTKLDGTAKGGIVVAVQRELGVPVKLVGLGEGPDDLAPFEPEAFVDALIGE, from the coding sequence ATGGAAATCCTCATCCTTGCTGTAGTCATCGCCCTGGTCGCGGTCGGCGCGATCAGCGGGCTCGTGGTCAGCAGCCGCAAGAAGAAGAAGCAGCTGCCGCCCTCGGCACCGTCGAGCACGCCGACCATCACTGCCCCGCCCGCCGAGCCTCAGGTCGGTGAGGACGCCGCCCCGACGGTCGAGGAGCCGCGCCGCACGATCGAGGAGGTCGACCTCCCCGACACCACAGGAGCCACGGCTCCGGTCGTCGTCGAGGAGCCCCTCGCCCCCGAGATCGAGATCCCCGAGCCGACCGCGGGCCGGCTGGTCCGCCTACGCGCGCGTCTCGCCCGCTCCCAGAACTCCCTCGGCAAGGGGCTGCTCACACTCCTGTCGCGCGAGCACCTCGACGAGGAGACCTGGGAGGAGATCGAGGACACCCTGCTCACGGCGGACGTCGGCGTCGCGCCGACCCAGGAGCTGGTCGAGCGGCTGCGCGAGCGGGTGAAGGTGCTCGGCACGCGTACGCCCGACGAGCTGCGCGGGCTGCTGCGCGAGGAGCTGCTGCACCTCCTCGGCACCGACTTCGACCGTGCGGTAAAGACCGAGAGCGGTCTTGACACCCCGGGCGTCGTCATGGTTGTCGGTGTCAACGGCACCGGAAAGACCACCACGACCGGAAAGCTGGCGCGGGTGCTCGTCGCGGACGGCCGCTCGGTCGTACTCGGAGCGGCGGACACCTTCCGTGCGGCTGCCGCGGACCAGCTCCAGACCTGGGGCGAGCGGGTCGGCGCGCGCACCGTGCGCGGCCCCGAGGGCGGCGACCCGGCGTCGATCGCGTTCGACGCGGTCAAGGAGGGCATCGCCGAGGGCGCGGACATCGTACTGATCGACACCGCGGGCCGGCTGCACACCAAGACGGGCCTGATGGACGAGCTCGGCAAGGTCAAGCGCGTCGTCGAGAAACATGGCCCGCTGGACGAGATCCTGCTGGTCCTGGACGCGACGACCGGACAGAACGGCCTGGTGCAGGCGCGGGTCTTCGCAGAGGTCGTGGACATCACCGGCATCGTGCTGACCAAGCTGGACGGCACGGCCAAGGGCGGCATCGTGGTGGCGGTCCAGCGCGAGCTGGGCGTCCCGGTGAAGCTGGTGGGTCTGGGCGAGGGGCCCGACGACCTGGCGCCGTTCGAGCCGGAGGCGTTCGTGGACGCACTGATCGGCGAGTAG
- a CDS encoding acylphosphatase, translated as MNDVARLTAWVRGRVQGVGFRWFTRANALEIGGITGFAVNLDDGRVQVVAEGPRENCHRLLEWLQSDDTPGRVEGVTEIWDTPRGGYDGFAIR; from the coding sequence ATGAACGATGTCGCACGGCTCACCGCCTGGGTACGCGGCCGAGTACAGGGAGTGGGCTTCCGCTGGTTCACCAGGGCGAATGCTCTGGAGATCGGCGGCATCACGGGATTCGCCGTCAATCTCGACGACGGCAGAGTGCAGGTTGTGGCAGAGGGGCCACGTGAGAATTGCCACCGTCTGCTGGAGTGGCTGCAGTCGGACGACACGCCCGGCCGGGTCGAAGGTGTCACCGAGATCTGGGACACCCCGCGCGGCGGCTACGACGGCTTCGCGATCCGCTGA
- the smc gene encoding chromosome segregation protein SMC has product MHLKAMTLRGFKSFASATTLRFEPGITCVVGPNGSGKSNVVDALSWVMGEQGAKSLRGGKMEDVIFAGTTGRPPLGRAEVSLTIDNSDGALPIDYAEVTITRIMFRNGGSEYQLNGDTCRLLDIQELLSDSGIGREMHVIVGQGQLDSVLHADPTGRRAFIEEAAGVLKHRKRKEKALRKLDAMQANLARVQDLTDELRRQLKPLGRQAAVARRAAVIQADLRDARLRLLADDLVRLREALRSEIADEAALKERKDAAEAELKAALTREAELEDEVRRLAPRLQQAQQSWYELSQLAERVRGTISLADARVKSASAAPADERRGRDPEDMEREAARIREQEAELEAALEAAERALEDTVAHRAELERELTVEERRLKDVARAIADRREGLARLGGQVNAARSRAASAQAEIDRLAAARDEAQERAVAAQEEYEQLKAEVDGLDAGDSALGEQHDAARRELAEAEAALGSAREALTAAERERAAVAARREALALGLRRKDGTGALLAAKDRLSGLLGPASQLLTVATGYEVPVAAALGAAADAVAVSTPATAAEALRLLRKSDAGRAAILLSGAPESPAPERRPDPSPFAADLVRGPDELMPAVRRLLRGIVVVGTLEDAEHLVYARPEFTAVTAEGDVLGAHFAQGGSAGAPSLLEVQASVDEAAAELEELAVRCEELAAAQQQAADRRRECAALVEELGERRRAADREKSAVSGQLGRLAGQARGAAGEAERTSAAAARAQEALERAREEAEELAERLLVAEEAPVEEEPDTHVRDRLAADGANARQTEMEARLQVRTHEERVKGLAGRADALDRGARAEREARARAEQRRARLRHEAEVASAVASGARQLLAHVEVSLVRAEAERVAAEAAKAEREQDLGAARSQGRDLKGELDKLTDSVHRGEVLGAEKRLRIEQLETRALEELGVEPAGLIAEYGPDQLVPPSPPAEGEELPQDPEHPRNLPKPFARGEQEKRLKSAERAYQQLGKVNPLALEEFSALEERHKFLSEQLEDLKKTRADLLQVIKEVDERVEQVFTEAYRDTAREFEGVFSRLFPGGEGRLILTDPDNMLTTGVDVEARPPGKKVKRLSLLSGGERSLTAVALLVSIFKARPSPFYVMDEVEAALDDTNLQRLIRIMQELQESSQLIVITHQKRTMEVADALYGVSMQGDGVSKVISQRLR; this is encoded by the coding sequence GTGCACCTCAAGGCCATGACCCTTCGCGGGTTCAAATCCTTCGCGTCCGCCACGACGCTGCGCTTCGAGCCGGGCATCACCTGCGTCGTGGGGCCCAACGGTTCGGGCAAGTCCAACGTGGTGGACGCGCTCTCCTGGGTCATGGGGGAGCAGGGGGCCAAGTCGCTGCGCGGCGGCAAGATGGAGGACGTCATCTTCGCCGGGACGACCGGGCGGCCCCCGCTGGGCCGCGCCGAGGTCTCCCTCACCATCGACAACTCCGACGGCGCGCTCCCCATCGACTACGCCGAAGTCACCATTACGCGGATCATGTTCCGCAACGGCGGCAGCGAGTACCAGCTCAACGGCGACACCTGCCGGCTCCTGGACATCCAGGAACTGCTGTCCGACTCCGGCATCGGTCGCGAGATGCACGTCATCGTCGGCCAGGGCCAGCTCGACTCCGTACTGCACGCCGACCCGACGGGACGCAGGGCCTTCATCGAGGAGGCCGCGGGTGTCCTCAAGCACCGCAAGCGCAAGGAGAAGGCGCTGCGGAAGCTGGACGCGATGCAGGCCAACCTCGCACGCGTACAGGATCTGACCGACGAGCTGCGCCGCCAGCTCAAGCCGCTGGGGCGGCAGGCAGCCGTTGCCCGGCGGGCCGCCGTCATCCAGGCCGATCTGCGCGACGCCCGGCTGCGGCTGCTCGCGGACGATCTCGTACGGCTGCGGGAGGCGCTGCGCAGTGAGATCGCCGACGAGGCCGCGCTGAAGGAACGCAAGGACGCGGCCGAGGCGGAGCTCAAGGCGGCGCTGACGCGCGAGGCGGAGCTGGAGGACGAGGTACGGCGCCTCGCGCCACGGCTGCAGCAGGCACAGCAGAGCTGGTACGAGCTCTCCCAGCTGGCCGAGCGGGTGCGCGGCACGATCTCGCTGGCCGACGCACGGGTCAAGAGCGCGAGCGCTGCGCCCGCGGACGAGCGGCGTGGACGCGATCCGGAGGACATGGAGCGCGAGGCCGCCAGGATCCGTGAGCAGGAGGCGGAGCTGGAGGCCGCGCTGGAGGCGGCCGAGCGCGCCCTGGAGGACACCGTCGCGCACCGCGCCGAGCTTGAGCGGGAGCTGACGGTCGAGGAGCGGCGGCTCAAGGACGTCGCCCGGGCGATCGCCGACCGGCGCGAGGGCCTTGCCCGGCTGGGCGGTCAGGTCAACGCGGCACGCAGCAGGGCCGCCTCGGCACAGGCCGAGATCGACCGGCTGGCCGCCGCACGCGACGAGGCCCAGGAGCGGGCCGTCGCAGCACAAGAGGAGTACGAGCAGCTCAAGGCCGAGGTCGACGGTCTCGACGCCGGGGACTCCGCGCTCGGCGAGCAGCACGACGCTGCACGGCGGGAGCTGGCAGAGGCGGAAGCCGCGCTCGGCTCGGCCCGTGAGGCGCTCACCGCCGCCGAACGCGAGCGCGCCGCCGTCGCCGCCCGCCGCGAAGCGCTCGCCCTGGGTCTGCGCCGCAAGGACGGCACGGGTGCGCTGCTCGCCGCGAAGGACCGGCTGAGCGGATTGCTGGGCCCGGCCTCCCAGCTGCTGACGGTGGCCACCGGATACGAGGTTCCGGTGGCGGCGGCGCTCGGCGCTGCCGCGGACGCCGTGGCCGTGTCGACCCCGGCGACGGCAGCCGAAGCGCTGCGGCTGCTGCGCAAGTCCGACGCGGGACGCGCCGCGATACTGCTGAGTGGCGCGCCCGAGTCCCCGGCGCCCGAGCGGCGCCCCGACCCTTCGCCGTTCGCGGCCGATCTGGTGCGCGGGCCCGACGAGCTGATGCCCGCCGTGCGCAGACTGCTCCGAGGCATCGTCGTCGTCGGGACGCTGGAGGATGCCGAGCATCTGGTCTATGCGCGGCCCGAGTTCACCGCCGTGACCGCCGAGGGCGACGTCCTCGGCGCGCACTTCGCGCAGGGCGGCTCCGCCGGTGCGCCGAGCCTGCTTGAGGTGCAGGCCTCCGTCGACGAGGCCGCCGCCGAGCTGGAGGAGCTGGCCGTCCGGTGCGAGGAACTGGCCGCCGCCCAGCAGCAGGCCGCTGATCGCCGGCGTGAATGCGCCGCCCTGGTGGAGGAGCTGGGGGAGCGCCGCCGGGCCGCCGACCGCGAGAAGTCCGCGGTGTCGGGGCAGCTCGGGCGGCTCGCCGGGCAGGCGCGCGGCGCAGCGGGCGAGGCCGAGCGGACGTCTGCGGCCGCGGCCCGGGCGCAGGAAGCGCTGGAGCGCGCCCGTGAGGAGGCCGAGGAGCTGGCCGAGCGGCTGCTGGTCGCCGAGGAGGCTCCTGTCGAGGAGGAGCCCGACACGCATGTACGGGACCGGCTCGCGGCCGACGGAGCCAACGCCCGCCAGACCGAGATGGAGGCCCGCCTCCAGGTTCGTACGCACGAGGAGCGTGTCAAGGGGCTCGCGGGACGGGCGGATGCGCTCGACCGGGGAGCGCGCGCCGAGCGCGAGGCACGGGCGCGGGCCGAACAGCGGCGCGCCCGGCTGCGCCACGAGGCCGAGGTCGCCTCCGCGGTGGCGAGCGGCGCCCGTCAGCTGCTCGCCCATGTCGAGGTCTCCCTCGTGCGGGCCGAGGCGGAACGGGTGGCCGCCGAGGCGGCCAAGGCCGAGCGTGAACAGGATCTCGGCGCCGCCCGCAGCCAGGGGCGTGACCTCAAGGGCGAACTCGACAAGCTGACCGACTCGGTGCACCGCGGCGAGGTGCTCGGGGCCGAGAAGCGACTGCGGATCGAGCAGTTGGAGACCAGAGCTCTTGAGGAGCTCGGCGTGGAACCGGCCGGGCTGATCGCGGAGTACGGGCCCGACCAGCTGGTGCCGCCCTCACCGCCCGCCGAGGGCGAGGAACTGCCACAGGACCCCGAGCACCCGCGGAACCTGCCGAAACCTTTCGCACGCGGTGAGCAGGAGAAGCGCCTCAAGTCCGCGGAACGGGCCTACCAGCAGCTCGGGAAGGTGAATCCGCTTGCGCTGGAGGAGTTCTCGGCACTGGAGGAGCGCCACAAGTTCCTCTCCGAGCAGCTGGAAGACCTGAAGAAGACCAGGGCCGACCTCCTTCAGGTGATCAAGGAGGTCGACGAGCGCGTCGAGCAGGTCTTCACCGAGGCGTACCGGGACACCGCGCGCGAGTTCGAGGGCGTCTTCTCGCGGCTCTTCCCCGGCGGTGAGGGACGGCTGATTCTGACGGATCCCGACAACATGCTCACCACGGGTGTGGATGTCGAGGCCCGGCCGCCCGGCAAGAAGGTGAAAAGGCTCTCGCTGCTCTCGGGCGGTGAGCGGTCGCTGACGGCGGTGGCGCTGCTGGTGTCGATCTTCAAGGCGCGGCCGAGCCCGTTCTATGTCATGGACGAGGTCGAGGCGGCGCTCGACGACACCAACCTCCAGCGGCTGATCCGGATCATGCAGGAGCTCCAGGAGTCCTCGCAGCTGATCGTGATCACGCACCAGAAGCGGACGATGGAGGTCGCCGACGCGCTGTACGGCGTGTCCATGCAGGGCGACGGGGTCTCCAAGGTCATCAGCCAACGCCTTCGTTGA